The following are encoded together in the Fusarium keratoplasticum isolate Fu6.1 chromosome 1, whole genome shotgun sequence genome:
- a CDS encoding Sm domain-containing protein: MSNKQGKMAGYINWRMRVTLNDGRAMTGQMLAFDKHMNLVLADTEEFRRVKRKQNKPAAPGASGSATQTIESEEKRTLGLTIVRGAHIISLSVESPPPADPSARLGKSAPGGISSALAAGPGVARPAGRGAAPPSLAGPAAGVGGAPPPGFPGFPGGPGFPGGRGAPPPGFPGNFPPPPAGFPGNPQFPPPGFNPGGPPPPGFQPSSRR, encoded by the exons ATGTCGAACAAGCAAGGAAAGATG gctggtTAC ATTAACTGGCGGATGCGGGTTACCCTCAACGATGGCAGGGCAATGACCGGTCAGATGCTTGCCTTTGACAAG CACATGAACCTCGTCCTTGCCGACACCGAAGAGTTCCGACGCGTCAAGCGCAAGCAGAACAAGCCGGCTGCCCCTGGCGCGAGCGGTTCCGCGACGCAAACCATCGAGTCGGAGGAGAAGCGAACTCTGGGTCTCACGATCGTCCGAGGCGCTCACATCATCTCCCTCTCCGTCGAGTCGCCTCCCCCCGCCGACCCTAGCGCTCGACTTGGAAAGAGTGCCCCTGGTGGAATCTCTTCTGCCCTGGCGGCTGGTCCTGGTGTCGCTCGCCCTGCTGGCAGAGGAGCTGCCCCTCCTTCTTTGGCC GGCCCTGCTGccggtgttggtggtgctcCCCCTCCTGGCTTCCCTGGCTTCCCCGGTGGCCCTGGTTTCCCAGGTGGTCGAGGTG CGCCCCCTCCTGGATTCCCTGGAAActtccctccccctccagcTGGATTCCCCGGAAACCCTCAGTTCCCGCCTCCCGGCTTCAACCCTGGCGGtccccctcctcctgggTTCCAGCCCTCTTCGCGAAGATAG
- a CDS encoding J domain-containing protein — MTTGAPPDYYAILEVSETATTQQIRDAYKRAALKTHPDRVASTSPDRAERTRKFQLVNDAYYALSDNTRRREYDAQRKLFNTSTPADPFEEDIPEGEEGAAPQNAYSWAWNFFTNQAGGANAQDREQTEDAQFSDVFEEMMREEGMAEGGDNHPTGKFWGMLGGVSGGALGFIVANVPGMVAGAVAGNRLGAIRDARGKSVYAVFQELPQDDRAKLLSQLAIRVFSHAVGI; from the exons ATGACTACCGGAGCTCCCCCAGACTACT atgccatccttgaggtcTCTGAGACGGCCACCACTCAGCAGATCCGCGATGCCTACAAGCG CGCCGCCTTGAAGACGCACCCGGACCGCGTCGCCAGCACCTCCCCAGACCGAGCCGAACGAACCCGCAAGTTCCAGCTCGTCAACGATGCCTACTACGCCCTCTCCGATAATACCCGCCGCCGCGAGTACGACGCTCAGCGCAAGCTCTTCAACACGAGCACCCCGGCCGACCCCTTCGAGGAGGACAtccccgagggcgaggagggagcGGCGCCCCAGAACGCATACTCGTGGGCGTGGAACTTCTTCACCAACCAGGCCGGCGGGGCCAACGCGCAGGATCGCGAGCAGACGGAGGATGCCCAGTTCAGCGACGTGTTTGAGGAGATGATGCGGGAGGAGGGCATGGCCGAGGGAGGGGACAACCACCCCACGGGCAAGTTCTGGGGCATGCTGGGCGGCGTGAGCGGCGGCGCCCTGGGCTTCATCGTTGCCAATGTACCGGGAATGGTCGCTGGCGCCGTGGCGGGAAACAGGCTAGGGGCCATTCGAGATGCCAGGGGCAAGAGCGTATATGCCGTGTTCCAG GAACTTCCTCAGGATGACAGGGCCAAGCTGTTGAGCCAGTTGGCCATAAGGGTGTTCAGCCATGCTGTTGGTATTTGA